ATGAAACGAATAGTTTCTTAGGACTCCTGAGAAGCAAGCTACCTGACCAGCATGACTGGGAGGAACCACTGCGCCGAATTCAAACCGAACTCATGAATCTCATGAGCCATGTCGCAACCCCTGCGACACCTGAGAAGCCGCCATCGGTTCCACTCCCAGAGAATGCCTCCATCCGGATGGAGGCCTGGATGGCGGATATAGAAACATCGCTTGAAAGCGTCACAGAACATTTTCTCCTTCCAGGTGGCACTGAGATATCGGCACTGTGTCACGTCGTGAGAACGGTCGTACGACGGGCGGAAAGGAACTTGGTAGAGCTGAACACGCAGGATCCTCTCGATCCAAGTATCCTAACCTTTATCAATCGTCTTTCGGATCTGATGTTCAAACTG
This genomic stretch from Opitutia bacterium ISCC 52 harbors:
- a CDS encoding cob(I)yrinic acid a,c-diamide adenosyltransferase, which codes for MKGNISTRAGDKGTTGLFNGDRVSKSNIRIHCLGDLDETNSFLGLLRSKLPDQHDWEEPLRRIQTELMNLMSHVATPATPEKPPSVPLPENASIRMEAWMADIETSLESVTEHFLLPGGTEISALCHVVRTVVRRAERNLVELNTQDPLDPSILTFINRLSDLMFKLTRQEIHRAGATEERWHLFRAEDG